Proteins found in one Amycolatopsis umgeniensis genomic segment:
- a CDS encoding ABC transporter ATP-binding protein → MIEAVGLTKRYGKTLAVNNLSFSVAGGEVTGFLGPNGAGKSTTMRMILGLDNPTSGQVRIGGKLYRELKEPLRTVGALLDAKWVHPNRSARAHLQWMAKSNKIPAARVDEVLETVGLTSVAGKRAGGFSLGMSQRLGIAAALLGDPEVLLFDEPVNGLDPEGILWIRKFMHRLADDGRTVFVSSHLLSEMALTASQLVVIGKGQLISQSSTEDFVSRAAENTVKVRSPQLPALRTVLSQASAQVAEDGKALVVSGLDSEKIGEIAAANQIVLHELSPQTGSLEQAFMQITGDSVEYHTGLETEAAEVVAAGQ, encoded by the coding sequence ATGATCGAGGCAGTGGGCCTCACCAAGCGGTACGGCAAGACACTGGCGGTGAACAACCTGTCCTTCTCCGTCGCGGGAGGGGAGGTCACCGGATTCCTCGGCCCCAACGGGGCGGGCAAGTCGACGACCATGCGGATGATCCTCGGCTTGGACAATCCGACCTCGGGCCAGGTGCGCATCGGGGGCAAGCTGTACCGCGAGCTCAAGGAGCCGCTGCGGACGGTCGGCGCGCTGCTGGACGCCAAATGGGTGCACCCCAACCGGTCGGCGCGGGCGCATCTGCAGTGGATGGCGAAGTCCAACAAGATCCCGGCGGCGCGGGTCGACGAGGTGCTCGAAACCGTCGGGCTCACCAGTGTCGCCGGAAAGCGCGCCGGCGGATTCTCCCTCGGCATGTCGCAGCGGTTGGGGATCGCGGCGGCACTGCTGGGTGACCCGGAGGTCCTCCTCTTCGACGAGCCGGTCAACGGCCTCGACCCCGAGGGCATCCTCTGGATCCGCAAGTTCATGCACCGGCTGGCCGACGACGGCCGCACGGTGTTCGTTTCCTCGCACCTGCTTTCGGAGATGGCGCTGACCGCGAGCCAGCTGGTCGTGATCGGCAAGGGGCAGCTGATCTCCCAGTCCTCCACCGAAGACTTCGTTTCGCGGGCCGCCGAGAACACGGTGAAGGTCCGGTCGCCGCAGCTGCCCGCCCTGCGCACCGTGCTGAGCCAGGCGAGCGCCCAGGTCGCCGAAGACGGCAAAGCGCTCGTCGTGTCCGGTCTGGACAGTGAAAAGATCGGCGAGATCGCCGCGGCCAACCAGATCGTGCTGCACGAGCTCAGCCCGCAGACCGGCTCCCTGGAGCAGGCCTTCATGCAGATCACCGGCGATTCGGTCGAGTACCACACCGGTCTCGAAACCGAAGCCGCCGAAGTGGTCGCCGCCGGCCAGTAG